The following coding sequences are from one Lolium rigidum isolate FL_2022 chromosome 6, APGP_CSIRO_Lrig_0.1, whole genome shotgun sequence window:
- the LOC124659788 gene encoding transcription factor LAX PANICLE 1-like, protein MDPYQYESMYDPRGCGFPIHPQPPYLIHHPVAALSESRMRGGAGRRRPGAKLSTDPQSVAARERRHRISDRFRVLRSLVPGGSKMDTVSMLEQAIHYVKFLKTQVSLHQAALVQHEEGCGGSHEFSGVAVGRGADGEVTAMQLPGMQALQEVMSIYHSGALQQVEELDLDLGPGQMSSAHDLPPLPPCVFDEESAGACYSVGTLQGDEITHGHGPY, encoded by the coding sequence ATGGATCCATATCAGTACGAAAGCATGTATGACCCACGCGGTTGTGGCTTTCCCATCCACCCGCAGCCGCCCTACCTCATCCACCACCCGGTGGCCGCGCTTTCGGAGAGCAGGATGAGGGGCGGTGCCGGGCGGCGCCGGCCCGGTGCTAAGCTCTCGACGGACCCCCAGAGCGTGGCAGCGCGGGAGCGCCGGCACCGGATCAGCGACCGCTTCCGCGTGCTCCGCAGCCTCGTGCCCGGCGGCAGCAAGATGGACACCGTGTCCATGCTGGAGCAGGCCATCCACTACGTCAAGTTCCTCAAGACGCAGGTAAGCCTGCACCAGGCCGCCCTCGTGCAGCACGAGGAGGGATGCGGCGGTAGCCATGAGTTCTCTGGCGTCGCCGTCGGTCGTGGCGCGGATGGTGAGGTGACGGCGATGCAGCTTCCGGGAATGCAGGCTCTGCAGGAGGTGATGAGCATTTACCACTCCGGAGCTCTTCAGCAGGTGGAAGAGCTTGATCTTGATCTCGGCCCAGGACAGATGAGCAGTGCTCACGATCTGCCTCCTTTGCCTCCCTGCGTCTTTGATGAAGAGTCTGCTGGAGCGTGCTACTCCGTGGGCACTCTGCAAGGCGATGAGATCACTCACGGCCACGGACCTTATTAG